Genomic DNA from Ctenopharyngodon idella isolate HZGC_01 chromosome 1, HZGC01, whole genome shotgun sequence:
acaatAACAATTCAATCTTTGATGACTGAATAAGTGCAATTCACTTTTATTCCACAAGGTGtcaatgtctgatacacaatgatgaagtgACGTTTCACTCATAGTTCCTGCAGGCAGAAAACAAGAGAATAGGAAGTATCATCAGCGAAACTTGAAATGGCTCAgcgatttactgcagagcaagtactgaaCACATTCAAATAATGTCATTGTCTTGATGGAGAATCTGGTGAAGCTGTCAgtgatcaaaatattgattttgaagatgttgaaaattatagttttgagaatatgtttgagatcgTGAATATGAGACAGATGTTGAATGTACTGGAAAATGAGCTCTAATGAGGACAGTGGTGATGgtataaaacatctgctcaaactgaacccttccaagctccaaaagttaacaaaatatcctttattttattcttctgtaattgtTACTCTAATGTCAGgagagttttatattattgtgACAGATCCATCCGTGTTAGACATAGATCCTGGTCACTAAAGACCTGAATATGGAATAATGATTGacaaaacattcatgcatttaagggttaatagTGTAACAAACCTAGTGGTTTTAATAGAGATTTAATCAGACATATGGAGGACAGAGGGTACACCACCAAGACTTCATagaaaaaaagtgacatttgATAATATAATCCAGAATAATAGAAATatcttttaaataacatttactaataaacaTCAGTCTTATATGCCCTCACTAGGACAACAGCAATCAAAAGTGAACCTCCCAGCACTGCACTGCCCTCTAGTGATTACTTCCCACCCCACACTGCATAATCCCCCTAAATGGACACTGTGATCACACACAAATCATTGCAAAACAGTGGAAATAACATCAGCATTCCCCAGCTCAGCACATTcaaaaaattaatgtttattgtttatacCTTAAATTCAAAAACTACAACAttcattcatacacacacacacacacacacacacacacacacacacacagacaaaaagaattcaaatataaaactCCAGGAGTTTTATATTTGATCCCCACCCCGGGGTCTAGAGGAAGAAGACAGCCTTGCCAATGAAACTACCCAGCTGGGATTTAAGTCATAAAGTTGGCACACTAGTTGGAGCTCTTTGTAATTTGAAACCACATGTACTCACAGAATAATATATCCGTTTTGGTCCTCGCGATGTCCACGATCCGTCCCATGATGACGAACTGTAATCCTGGCCCACCTTTGTCCCCCAATGAACACAAATCCTCAGCAGCCTTGTACACAGCTAAcataattttgttataagaatgttctctaaatgttcagtgttggttctgggaacgtaaaaaaCATCCAGTTTTCTTGACATTGGAGgaacattttttataatgtatgatgttcctcaaacgttctttcaacttaattttgatttaaaattttgactgtggctgaagaaagttgtagtttgtgttcttatttctctttctttcagtgcttgttcacagcaggtgtttgaatgattgaaagaatgtttcaggaacatcatactaacctttaaataacattctactaacattaagaaaactgaacattttcatgttcttggaatgttacaaatcaacgttcctagaatgttgaatttaaatcaaaattaaattgaaagaaCATTTGCAGGACATCATACCTTATAAAAACGTTCctctaacgtcaagaaaactggacgttttttacgttcccagaaccaTGGTGCAGCTATGGAACAAAAAATCACAGGTATTTGGTTTCAAAGGAAGggaaataataaatatgttcCTTTTAAAAAAGCGATTTAACTTCTAAGTCATTAACTAGTCTCTTTTTCATGTTGAATAATGATCTTTCACTATTTTATTGCTAACACTTATGTCATAAACACCTTGCAAAACCTTTTGGGTTGATATAATCCCTCAATATCTGTGACAATATCTTGCAATTGATCATGCTTGAGTCACACACAGACTTCAACATTCAGCACATAAAACTCAACAATggtaacaattacattttatttaaagtacatttccAAGTACTCTCTACAGTTCATTTTAGTTACTAGAACTCTTGTGTAAGTGAACTATACTAACTAAGCATTTGTCAGTACAACATACTATTAGTTTTAAGGCAATCAGTTTGCATGCTTTTTAAGTAAGtctaactaattacattttacagtgcgTAAGCTCAGTTTGAGCACAAATTTAGTGCGCTGAGAGGTTACACTTTTAGCTCACTGTGTCCTCACATTGTGATCACATCATGAGTATCCTGGGAGCTCATGGTGAGATCAAAGTGTTGACTGGATTGTGCCTCATCTTACCATGGTATCTTGCTTTGACTACAACAGaaataagaaatttaaaaaaatataaaaatatttaaaaagcacATAAATCAGCACTACAATGATACAAATAATCTGAGTtatctcattttattaaaaaaaattaacacttCTTTATTGATGATATTGAGAAGACCTGAGGATCTCCAACTTACTGACTGATTCTCATATTCAGAAGAGCTCGACTGGGGTCTGGGATGGACAGTCTATGTGAAAGACACATTGATTATTTATTAACTGACTTAAACTTTCATTCTTTTTGCATGTgtagtttttgagatttcactTACTGTGAGTGTGTCGTAGAGGTCAAAGGATCTGGACTTGAGGTCAAGAGCTGTATATGTGTTTGCACTGGGATCATCGTTCTACAGGGAAACAGAAAGAAGGACTTACATCACAAAACAAGTGATTCTGCATGACAATCAAAAGTGTAATCACTACAtggtctttctttcttttgaaactTGAGTGTGATAATATATATGTTCTACATGTATAAATAAGCTCTAATTGATTTACTGATATCATTCTGTGGTTATTTGATCATCTCACCTCATACACGTGTATTGCAGGTCTTCTGTTCATCCTTTTCTTCAGACTGTTAAAAAGGAATCAGAAACAAGTCATTTCATTGTgccatttaataattaaatgtacttCTGCATTAGTTTAAAAGCAAATATTACTCTTTGTTgataaatttttatttacattgtatacaatatgATGATGAGGACGAATAATCCTAAACATGCCACTGTGATCCCCAACCAGTCAAGCCAACCAGCACCACGATGAACTGAAAGAGGAAGAATATCATAACTAAATCTACAAACTAAGAAAGATGTGTGTTAATAAAATCCTTACCTGTGACTGACACAGCCGCTGATTTCAATGATCCATGTTGATTGTGAGCCTGACAGTAGAAGCGTCCACTCTGTAGTgcactgaaactctgtccagatccaacagctgagctttcattctccttaaaccagctgaagttcagagcaggagggtttgaatcactgctgcagatcagagtcactgaatctcctgacactatttcaccagatccgTTTATCAACACTGAGACATTCCTGGGAGGGTCTAATAAcagacaaaaattaaaattcacaaCAAATATTAGAACATTATGAATGTAGATGTGAACAAAATGCAGACgatcattaactcacacatgatgtttaaagtcacagcatcagagtatttctctccatgtttatttctggatctgcacttgtattctccactgtcatcagagctgatctttgagatgctgaagattcttccagatcctacaaTCGTTCttcctttaaaccagctgaagttcagagcaggagggtttgaatcactgctgcagatcagagtcactgaatctcctgacactatttcaccagatggactgatggacactgagacgCTCTTTGGAGGATCTACAggtgaaatatataaaatcaagaCAAAATGCAAGATAAGAATTTGAATTTGAGTACTACATTCTCAAAAGAGGTGAAAAAGTTTATGTTTATGAACTAACTAAGTTTATGTTCATATTTTAGAGGGGCCATGGGGGCATCGTCCTCCAtgaaattttgtgtgtgtgtgtgtgtgtgtaacatctctcaactaatgctgtaaactataatGTTACAGGGAACCACAATTGGTACagcattatattattaaaggttCAAATTAATTGATTCGAAAGCtacttacatataaattacacataaggacatttttataataacagtataaaacatttttagtgaCATAATTGtttctattcattttttatataggcctaaacatttaaatggtggctgtcataaaacgtATTTATACATGTTAAGTTCAAATACAATGAATATTCAATAgcctatagtgcatatattaGCAAAATGCTCCCCTCTAAGTTAatttttgtagctgactaatgagtttttggacattgaacggcttttctgaggtaaatgtgacatttttacaagctgttttattgacatctttccgcggttgaaacactgattgatcgaATACATGtgatgatacggatttcggtaacaTACCTTctaatgttcattcatgttaattttaatgttgtaactaaaaaaaactgttcagaTCTACACGATTCACATAAATGACATATTGATTAAAAACGTCAAATTTCGCCGAAAAGTgactagtttgcaggtatgCTACTGGTGTTTGTTACTTGGGACTGAGTGAACTAAATCACTCACATGTAAGTGTTACGAGGCCAATCATCTCTCATGCACATCTGTGATCTCTCTGGAGGATCTACAGGTGAAATATTTCTGCATGTGCTTGatgaacatttaatttcaaaacaatgctttcACTCTTGTTGTTACATAACTGGGACCCGGAGAcagagtaaatggtgacaggtGATTTATTAGTGCAGCAGTGATCAAACAATACAGGCAGAGGGCAAATACAAAGGAGAGAAGAGCACAGGATACAGGGATTTGGTCTCATTCAGAGACACAAGAGACATGAGTTTCAACTCATACCAAATGTGTTCAGTGAGGTTCAGATCTGgacttgaaaaaaatgaaatcaagttcttccacaccaaactcaagTCATTTCTTTGGGTATTGTCATGCTGAAAATATACACACTATTCTACTAAAATGATTGTCAAAACCATTAATTACTAGGGCTACACATACTTGATACCATGCAGTTTATATCACGAACCTTCTTAATTTGGAAAGAAGCTTCAAAAAAGTGCATATACTAAATAAAATTCATACTCACACGTAACATTGAGCTCAACAGCAGGAGAGATGTGATTGTGTCCGTATACAGCACAGCTATATCTGCCTGcatcctctcttctgactgactgcagcaggagttcattgtttctgtctcttctctcagttaatggctgtgagtttctgtaccagatgaatgttgctctgtcagtcagagtgcagctgcttttacatgtcagacggactgaatctccctctgtcactctctcaggagactccacctgaagatctgaacacaacacacacattatatctagtgctgctgtcatacactgattattattcaacataatgcacagaagaagagagaaacctcATGAAAGTCACCTGTGACAGTAAGAGTCACTCCTGGTTTACCAATCCATTTACCATCAGGTATATCAGTGGTGAATCTGAAATAGTACatgtgtgaatccttcagtgtcacatgactcagtctgatggtgcagttctgctgtttatCTCCCAGATACTGAAGCCTCTGACTGTATTCAGGGTCCTCAGACAGATCTAGATACTCTCCATCCTCTTTTACAGCACCTTTGGTCCAGAACACTCTCATGATCTGATATCCAGCAGGgtatgtataagtgcagttcattatcactgatgagtcctttagtgcacagatgtgtgaaggACTGTAACTCACATGCCAGTCCTCCCTCTGGCTACAAactcctgaaacacacatcaaagtGATAGttcatgcaatttttttttttttttttttttttttttttttttcatgattacTGACCCCTCATGTTCAccctattcattttttttttttttgggtaaacattgcaaaaaaaacattaaaataactgtaatactttacaataaggttcatttgttaacattaatatattaacattaataaattaatatattaatatattagctaacatgaactaacaatgagcaatacattacttactgtatttgtcattatctttattaatgttagttaacaaaaatacagcagttcatagtttgttcatgttacttcacaatgcattaactaatgttaacaaatacaactcttgattttaattcaattcacaatacatattgtttcaaaacagttttacagagaatgcttgtcaacattacaatttagagtaaacTGTTATCAGAGATGGCTGTGTCCgaattatgtaatttcagaaatatacatatacaaataacacagctaacaatgtattaatttaaggtagaaacaatgagctcatggaagtaatgaatacatgttaacaGTGAATAGGATAAATAGCAATTTTCCAGAGTTTGCGTCATCTAAAGTCCTCGCAGGGGTTGAGGCATCTGAGGCAtctttcaacatttactaatacattattaatacaatttaataatgtataagtaaatgttgaaattcacattaacaaagattaataaatgctgtagaagtgcagttcattattagttcatgttaactaaagaaCAATATTGTTAAGTATTaccaaataataatttttattgcaCATATACATATTGTACATTAATTTCAGTGAGAATGATTTAaacatttagctttttttttttttttttttggtaacattttCTATGAAGCctgtatttataatgcattataagggtATTCTTAATGTGTTATAATACATACTTTGAAaatttttattgcaatatttagAAATTATGCTCCATATGTAAAATCAACTTAAACaatattgtattgttttaaatgtaaaagagTTACCAgtgaccttaaagggttagttcacccaaaaatgaaaactctgtcatcatttattcacccttaaGCTTATCCaagcctgtatgactttctttcttatgttgaacacaaaagaagatattttgaagaatgttggtaaacaGACAGTAGATGCTAGCCATTGATttcaatagtatttttttttttttttcctactatggctTTTTATCAACATTCTTTAAATTAGCCTCATAggaaacattaaacattagcCTCATAGGAAACACTCAAATATGAACAAAGTAACAATGAACCACTGAAAGTGCAATTCTTGGCTGCCTTTTACATGACATTAGAAAATGCAGCTAACATGAATATGATTAACCCTACtgtaaaagaacatatttttctGCACCTCATTTGTGCACCTCAAACTGTATGATAATTTATAAGATGATACAAcatattataatgttgtttataaggcattatgcatgtattataaaGCATAGAATGTGTTACCACTTTTTTCACAGCAATTTGTTTGTGAAAGGTGTTTTAACAGGGGGTTCAATGACTGCCAGACCCCCATTAAAGACTCGTGattcaaaataaagactttgaTAAGtgactaaaaacattaaaaactctcCAGCAGGAGCGACTCACCGTGAATcatgagcagaaacacaagaggaagaggaggagccaTCATCAGTGACATCGCTACAAGAACAATAATACAGTATAACACACACTATCATcattataaaaactttaaaaacattccCATAAAGATTTTTTCATAGAGAAAATGTCCTATTGAATAGGTCAGTGGTTTCTACAACAGTATTAATCAGACTATATTCACACAGTAACCAGAGTAACTCTTACCGTGTTCTGGTGAGTCTCTCCAGCAGACGTTGAACTGATGAATTTCTCATCattaacaatgttttattttaaaatatttgcgCAGACAGAAAACATTTCTTCCTCTTTCTTGACCCCTGCCCACAAGCAACTTTGCCAACTTTTCATCATGATCCAATGGCATTTATTGATATCTAAAAAGTCATTAAACCCAAAATGTTTAACAATATGAAGAAGTTTGTCCACCACTTTGATTGATCCTGTACACAGATTTATTAACATATAGGACATGTTTACAATGTTACTTGCATTTCCACATAAGATTGAGGGGGTGTTCAGatataaattgattaaaaataaaagtgggTTACCCTTTCTTCCTGGAAACATTTTCCGAAGAATTATTGAGCAAGATTCTCAATATAGGAACATATATTGAGTAAGACTGGATGTCGACACTTTGACCACAGACAGTcacattatattttgaaattctTGACAGATTATTTGCCTTCAGTTTACTGGTGAAAAGAATTGCAACAGGAAGTGGTGGGCAGTAGAGGTAGATGGGACAGAATCAGTTCTCCCACACATAAGCGGCAGCCCATAATGAAGAACAATGTACTCAATGGAAGGACATGGTGATTGAAAAAGTATGAGATGGGAGAAAAATTTATATTTGCTTTTGCATTTTCTCATAAAATTTACTGCATGGGGAATGCAAAAGATTTGagagagaacacaaaagcattgaaatataatttccaTCACCATGTAATTTAAGGGGCTccataaaattatgttttagtcAAACTGATTAAACCATCATGAATGACCTTGTcctaaagggttcacccaaaaatgaaatttctg
This window encodes:
- the LOC127496649 gene encoding B-cell receptor CD22-like isoform X2, with product MLLVWAGVMKEEQRFTSCARKKREECEIHQFNACWRDSPEHAMSLMMAPPLPLVFLLMIHGVCSQREDWHVSYSPSHICALKDSSVIMNCTYTYPAGYQIMRVFWTKGAVKEDGEYLDLSEDPEYSQRLQYLGDKQQNCTIRLSHVTLKDSHMYYFRFTTDIPDGKWIGKPGVTLTVTDLQVESPERVTEGDSVRLTCKSSCTLTDRATFIWYRNSQPLTERRDRNNELLLQSVRREDAGRYSCAVYGHNHISPAVELNVTYPPKSVSVSISPSGEIVSGDSVTLICSSDSNPPALNFSWFKGRTIVGSGRIFSISKISSDDSGEYKCRSRNKHGEKYSDAVTLNIMYPPRNVSVLINGSGEIVSGDSVTLICSSDSNPPALNFSWFKENESSAVGSGQSFSALQSGRFYCQAHNQHGSLKSAAVSVTVHRGAGWLDWLGITVACLGLFVLIIILYTILKKRMNRRPAIHVYENDDPSANTYTALDLKSRSFDLYDTLTTVHPRPQSSSSEYENQSSKQDTMVR
- the LOC127496649 gene encoding B-cell receptor CD22-like isoform X4, whose product is MPLITAPPLLLLFLLMNSGLCSQWGGFDVSYSPSHICALKNSSVIMNCIYKYPAGHQNVKMFWTKTLVKDNGQFPDLSKDPEYSQRLQYLGDKQKNCIIRLSHVTLKDSHMYYFRFTTNKLSGKWIGVPGVTLTVTDLQVESPERVTEGDSVRLTCKSSCTLTDRATFIWYRNSQPLTERRDRNNELLLQSVRREDAGRYSCAVHGHNHISPAVELNVMYPPKSVSVSISPSGEIVSGDSVTLICSSDSNPPALNFSWFKGRTIVGSGRIFSISKISSDDSGEYKCRSRNKHGEKYSDAVTLNIMYPPRNVSVLINGSGEIVSGDSVTLICSSDSNPPALNFSWFKENESSAVGSGQSFSALQSGRFYCQAHNQHGSLKSAAVSVTVHRGAGWLDWLGITVACLGLFVLIIILYTILKKRMNRRPAIHVYENDDPSANTYTALDLKSRSFDLYDTLTTVHPRPQSSSSEYENQSSKQDTMVR
- the LOC127496649 gene encoding B-cell receptor CD22-like isoform X5, producing MPMITVPPLLLLFLHMISGVSSADWGVSYSPSHICALKDSSVIMNCTYTYPTGYQIMRVLWTKTNDKEDTGEHPDLSEDPEYSQRLQYLGDKQQNCTIRLSHVTLNDSHEYYFRFITDKDDGKWIGVPGVTLNVTDLQVESPERVTEGRSVRLTCKSSCTLTDRATFIWYRNSQPLTERRDRNNELLLQSVRREDAGRYSCAVHGHNHTSPAVELNVMYPPKSVSVSISPSGEIVSGDSVTLICSSDSNPPALNFSWFKGRTIVGSGRIFSISKISSDDSGEYKCRSRNKHGEKYSDAVTLNIMYPPRNVSVLINGSGEIVSGDSVTLICSSDSNPPALNFSWFKENESSAVGSGQSFSALQSGRFYCQAHNQHGSLKSAAVSVTVHRGAGWLDWLGITVACLGLFVLIIILYTILKKRMNRRPAIHVYENDDPSANTYTALDLKSRSFDLYDTLTTVHPRPQSSSSEYENQSSKQDTMVR